The DNA segment ATCGGTCTGCGCTTCCGGCAGCGGGTAGGTGCCCTCCTGCTCCACCGGGTTCTGCGTGGCCATGACGAAGAACGGTTGCGGAAGCGGCTGGGTCTGCCCGCCGATCGTGACCTGGCGTTCCTGCATGGCCTCGAGCAGCGCGCTCTGGACCTTGGCCGGGGCGCGGTTGATTTCGTCGGCCAGCAGCAGGTTGGCGAAGATCGGGCCCCGGTGGGCGGTGAATTCGCCGGACTTGGGCTGGAAGATCATGGTGCCCACGACGTCGCTCGGCAGCAGGTCGGGGGTGAACTGGATGCGCTCGAACTGGACCCCGAGGGCGGTGCCGAGGGACTTGATCAGCAGCGTCTTGGCGAGGCCGGGCATGCCCTCGAGCAGGACGTGGCCGTTGGCCAGCAGCGCGACCATGAGCCGCTCGACCACGGGATCCTGGCCGATCACGGCCTTGGCAATTTCAGCGCGTATCTTTTGGGACCAAGCTGGACCAGAGATCATGGGTGGCGATTAAGGGAAGGAAGTTGAAGAGGATGGGCAAGCCCTTCGACAAGCTCAGGGCAGGCCCTTCGACAAGCTCAGGGCAGGTCCTTCGACCGGACGCCGCGTGAGACTTCCGGCGCCGGGAGAGGCGACGGGAGACGATGAGCGCGAGGCGTTTGGCATATCGTTGGCCCAGCGCGGCTGGGGGCGGAGGGAACGCGGTTTGACTCGGGGGAGTCGGATAAGTTTCGCTCGCAGGACTCCCGGGTACCCATGGCACTCTCCCCTCAGCTCCTTGCCCAACTCGCCGCCGCCGGCATCGACTTGGCGGACGTGGACGAGCGCTTCGTGCGCGGGGCGGGGCCGGGAGGGCAGAAGATCAACAAGACGAGCTCGACCGTGTGGCTGCGGCACCGCCCGACCGGCGTGGAGGTGCGCTGCCAGCGGGAGCGTTCGCAGGCGGCCAATCGTGAGCTGGCGTGGCAGGAACTGGCCGAAAAACTGGAGGCGCGCCGCCGCGCGGCGGCGGGGGCGGTGCAGGACGCGCGCGAGACGGAACGCCGGCGCTCGCGCCAGAAGAGCCGGGGCCAGAAGCGGCGCATGGTGGAGAGCAAGCGCCGCCGCTCGCAGGTGAAGGCGAATCGTCGCGCGAACCTGGACTAGGTTGGCCGGTCGCATTCGCGCCGGCGCGCGTCTGGGACCCGGCTTGGGAATCGGCCCTTGTCGCAGGCGGGTGCCTGCGGCAGCATCGGTGCCATCGAAGCGATCGTGCACGCCCGCCACCCCAAGACCTCGAAGACCGCGCGCCAACGGGCGGACGCCTGCCGTCACCAGATTCTGGGTGCGGCGGGGTTGGCGGTGTTCATCGGTGTCGCGACGATGGCGGAGCCCATCCTTCGGGTGACGCAGAACTCGGGGCTCACGCCGGGCCTGCTCCTGCCGGAGGTTGTCTTCGGCTCTTACTTTCGGATGGCCGGCGCGATGGGGCACGTGCTCGCGGCGGCGGCCTGCGGCGCATTGCTGGTCCTGCTGGGCATCCTCACGGGTCTGGGCCGCAAGCGGGCGGTGATGGTTGCCGCGCTGGTTGTGGTCTGCGACTGGCCGCTTGCGCTGCTGGCCGGCAACGCGAGCAACTTCCCGCAGATCATCACGAGCGTCCTGCGTTTCCTGTACTTGTTCTATCTGGTCCGCGGCTACCGGGCGATCGGCCTGCGCGAGGCACTGCAGGCTGAAAGTCGGGAGGCGGCGGAGGTGCCCGCGTCCCGGCCCTGAACCCGCGCCGCGCGCGCGGCGGGAGCGGGCGCGAGCGGGAATGCGGCGTTGCGGGCGTGGTTCGCGGCCGTCAGACTTGCAGGCATGAACCTCAGCCGAACCCTGCGTCGCCGGGTGCTTGTTGCCGCCAGCTTGCTGGCCGTGTTTTCGCTCGTGGGTTTCGTGATCCTGCCGCCGATCGTGAAGTCGCAGCTCGAGCAGCGCGCGTCGGCGGCGCTCGGGCGCCGCGTATCGGTGGAAAAGGTACGCCTGAATCCCTACGCCCTGTCGCTCACCCTGGAGAATTTCGCGATCCAGGAGGCGGACGGCAAGACGCGGTTCCTGGGGTGGCGGCGGCTGTACGTGAATTTCGACGCGCTGTCGTCGCTCTGGGGCGAGTGGGTCCTCAGCGAAGTCGCGCTGGATGGTTTCTACGCGCGCGGCGTGCTCAACGCCGACCGTTCGCTCAACGTCTCGGACCTGCTGGCCCGGCTGGCTTCGCCGAGCGCCGCCCCGGCCAAGCCGGCCGAGCCCGGCCGCCCCCTGCGCGTCGGCCACCTGCAGGTGACGGATGCGCGCGTCGATGCCAGCGACCTGACACACGCGCAGCCCTTCACCACGACCGTCGGGCCGCTGACCTTCGACCTCACGGGGTTCCGCACCGTTGGCCAGCGCGGCGCGCCGTACCGTTTCGAGGCGGTGACCGAGGCGGGTGAGAAGCTGGCTTGGTCCGGCACGCTGCGGGCGGAGCCGTTCCAGTCACTCGGCGAGCTCAAGGTCGAGAACCTCGTGCTGGCGAAATATGCGCCCTACTACGCGGACTTCGTGCGGGCGGAGATTCCTCAGGGCCGGCTTTCTGTCCGCGGCAAGTACGAGCTCGATTTCACGCCTGGCAAGGAGGCAATGCAGCTCCACGCCGGCGTCGTCCAACTGCGAGACCTTGTCGTCCGTGAGGCGGGCAACGAGGTGAAGGTGATCGAGCTGCCCGCGGTCGACGTTACCGGGATCGAGGCGGACGCACGGGCGCTGAAGGCGACCGTGGCCTCGGTCGCGGTGAACGGCGGCCACCTGCGCGTGCGGCGCGCAAAGGACGGTGCCCTGAACGTGCTGGCGATGCTGCAGCCGACGGCGGCCACTCCGGCCAAGCCGGCGAACCCGGTGGCGGTGGCGCCCGCGCCGGCGGCGACCACGGCGATGCCGGCCAAGTTGCCGGACGTGACGGTCGCCGACGTGCTCGTGAAGGAGATGCAGGTGGAGGTGGAGGATCTCGCGGCGGCGCGCCCGGCGCATCTGGCCGTGAATGGGCTGCAAGTCGCCTTGCAGAACGTCAGCCTCGCACCCGAAAAGCGGATACCTCTCCAGGTTTCCTTCGGCTGGGCACCGGCCGGAGCGGTGCGGCTCGCGGGTACGGTGGGGCTGTTGCCGACGGTGAGCGCCGACCTGACGCTCGACGTCGATCAGTTCGCGCTGCTGCCCCTGAGCCCGTATCTCGAGCCCTTCGCGAACGTGCATCTCGCGTCGGGCAACCTGAGCGCGAAGCTGGCCGTCGCGGCGAGCCTGCCGGCCAACGCCGCGCCGGTGGCGAATGTCACGGGTGACATCCAGGTCGAAAAACTCGGGTTGGTCGACGGCGAGCGGGACCAGGAGCTGGCCGGGTTTGCGGGGTTCACGTTGCGCGGGCTGAAGGCGGCGACGGCGCCCACGCTCAGCGTGGCGCTGGAGGAGATCGCGATCGATGCGCCCTATGCGCGCGCGGTGGTCGCGGAAGACGGCGCGGTGAACCTCGTCGCCGCGGCGAAGGTCGCGCCCGCGGCGGCTCCGACGGGGGCGTCCGCGAAACCCGCGGCGGCGGTCGCCACCTCGGCAGCGACGCCGGCGACGGCGCCGACGATCGAGATCGGGCGGATCGTGATCCGGGACGGTGATTTCAGCTTTGCGGATCACTCGGTGCATCCCGGCGTGGCCATGGCGGTGCAGAAGTTCGGCGGCACGATCAACGGCCTGTCCTCCACCACGCCCACGAAGGGCGACGTGGATCTGAAAGCCGTGGTGGATGGGGTGGGGCCGGTGGCGATCGCGGGCCGGCTCGACCCGCTGGGGGCCAAGCCGAGCGTCGATTTGAAGATCGACGTGAAGAACGTGGATCTGCAGCCGCTGAGTCCGTATAGCGGCAAGTTCGCCGGCTATGAGCTGGCGCGCGGCAAGTTGCAGGTCGACGTGAAGCTGCTCGTCGACGGCAAGAAGGTGGATGCGAAGAATGTGATCACGCTGAACCAGTTCACCTTTGGCGCGCCGGTCGCGAGTCCCGACGCCACGAAGCTGCCGGTGCGGCTGGCGATCGCGCTGCTCAAGGACCTCGACGGCAAGATCGTGATCGATGTGCCGGTGCAGGGCAGCACGGACGACCCCAGTTTTCGCGTTGGCAAGGTGGTGCTCCGCGTGGTGGTGAACCTGCTGACGAAGGCGGCGGTGTCGCCGTTCTCGCTGCTCGGCGCCGCCTTTGGCGGCGGCGGGGACGAACTGGCGTTCCAGGAGTTTGCGCCCGGTGCGGCGGAACTGCAGCCGGCGGAGATCAAGAAACTCGAGACGATGACGAAGGCGCTGACGAACCGGCCCGGGCTGAGCCTCGATCTGGAGGGCAGCTTCGACGCCGCGGCGGACGCCTATGCGTTGAAGCGGCTGAAGCTGGCCGACCGCGTGCGGCGCGCGGTGTGGGAGCAAAAGCGGCAGACCGACCCGAACATTGCGCCGCCCGACCAACTGGTTGTGACGCCAGACGAGCAGGCGGCGGCGATCAAGCGGCTCTTCGATGCGGCGTTTCCGCCCGGCACGCAGTTCGGCACGCCGTTGCCCGCGGCTCCGGCGGTGGTGGCGCCGCCTCCGCCTCCCCCGGCGGGATGGTTCAAGCGTTTCGTGAACACGGTCACCTTTGCCCAGCGTCGCGCCGAGCGGAAGGCGGCTGCGGAGAGTGCGCACCGCGCCGCCGAGCACCAGGAGGCCGTTGCCGCGGCGGTGGCCAAAGGCTTGCCCACGGATGAGATGGCGGGACGCCTGGCCGAGGCCACGCCGATTACGGACGACGAACTGCGCGCGCTGGCGCAGGCGCGGGCCCAGAAGGTACGCACGTACTTCATCGAGGTTGGGAAGATCGCTCCCGATCGGCTCTTCCTCGCCAAGGCGAAGACCGGCTCCGCGGC comes from the Opitutus sp. ER46 genome and includes:
- a CDS encoding MoxR family ATPase gives rise to the protein MISGPAWSQKIRAEIAKAVIGQDPVVERLMVALLANGHVLLEGMPGLAKTLLIKSLGTALGVQFERIQFTPDLLPSDVVGTMIFQPKSGEFTAHRGPIFANLLLADEINRAPAKVQSALLEAMQERQVTIGGQTQPLPQPFFVMATQNPVEQEGTYPLPEAQTDRFLFKLIVDYPTAEEEASMMQRWGQVTQQPQLSAVSSGAELLSLRADVDRIHVAPAVQGYILALVRGTRTLAEKEGQAKRYLNFGASPRASLALYQAGRALAWLRGQEFVSPDLVQELAPDVLRHRIGLSYEAEAEDIATDQIVAQVLERTPVPAGGKA
- a CDS encoding peptide chain release factor-like protein; the protein is MALSPQLLAQLAAAGIDLADVDERFVRGAGPGGQKINKTSSTVWLRHRPTGVEVRCQRERSQAANRELAWQELAEKLEARRRAAAGAVQDARETERRRSRQKSRGQKRRMVESKRRRSQVKANRRANLD
- a CDS encoding DUF748 domain-containing protein, which produces MNLSRTLRRRVLVAASLLAVFSLVGFVILPPIVKSQLEQRASAALGRRVSVEKVRLNPYALSLTLENFAIQEADGKTRFLGWRRLYVNFDALSSLWGEWVLSEVALDGFYARGVLNADRSLNVSDLLARLASPSAAPAKPAEPGRPLRVGHLQVTDARVDASDLTHAQPFTTTVGPLTFDLTGFRTVGQRGAPYRFEAVTEAGEKLAWSGTLRAEPFQSLGELKVENLVLAKYAPYYADFVRAEIPQGRLSVRGKYELDFTPGKEAMQLHAGVVQLRDLVVREAGNEVKVIELPAVDVTGIEADARALKATVASVAVNGGHLRVRRAKDGALNVLAMLQPTAATPAKPANPVAVAPAPAATTAMPAKLPDVTVADVLVKEMQVEVEDLAAARPAHLAVNGLQVALQNVSLAPEKRIPLQVSFGWAPAGAVRLAGTVGLLPTVSADLTLDVDQFALLPLSPYLEPFANVHLASGNLSAKLAVAASLPANAAPVANVTGDIQVEKLGLVDGERDQELAGFAGFTLRGLKAATAPTLSVALEEIAIDAPYARAVVAEDGAVNLVAAAKVAPAAAPTGASAKPAAAVATSAATPATAPTIEIGRIVIRDGDFSFADHSVHPGVAMAVQKFGGTINGLSSTTPTKGDVDLKAVVDGVGPVAIAGRLDPLGAKPSVDLKIDVKNVDLQPLSPYSGKFAGYELARGKLQVDVKLLVDGKKVDAKNVITLNQFTFGAPVASPDATKLPVRLAIALLKDLDGKIVIDVPVQGSTDDPSFRVGKVVLRVVVNLLTKAAVSPFSLLGAAFGGGGDELAFQEFAPGAAELQPAEIKKLETMTKALTNRPGLSLDLEGSFDAAADAYALKRLKLADRVRRAVWEQKRQTDPNIAPPDQLVVTPDEQAAAIKRLFDAAFPPGTQFGTPLPAAPAVVAPPPPPPAGWFKRFVNTVTFAQRRAERKAAAESAHRAAEHQEAVAAAVAKGLPTDEMAGRLAEATPITDDELRALAQARAQKVRTYFIEVGKIAPDRLFLAKAKTGSAAAGAAGKGPRVFLHLQ